The genome window GGCGGGTATCAGGGGATGACCTGGCTGCACAGGGCCATCAGGCTACCCGGGAACAGACCAAGGAGCAGGATGACCAGCCCGTTCGCACTCAGCGCGAAGCGCAGGTCGAAATCTGTGGCCAGTGGCTGATCGTCAGTCGGGTCATCGAAGTACATCACCTTGATGAGGCGAATATAGTAATACGCACCGATCACCGAGAAGAATACCGCCACGCCGGCCAGCCAGATCATGTCCAGGTCCACGATAGCCTGTAGCACGGACAGCTTGGCATAGAAACCGACCGTCGGTGGTACACCCGCCATGGAGAACATCAGGATCAACATCACCAGTGCAAACCAGGGATTCCGCTGGTTCAGTCCCCTGAAATCTTCGATCTCGTCAGCTTCGAAACCGGACCGGCTGAGCAGGATGATCATGCCGAAAGCGCCGGCCGCCATCAGTGCATAGGTGATGATGTAGAACATGGCTGCCGAGTACCCGGCCTGTGTACCGGCCAGGATACCCAGCAGCAGGAAGCCCACGTGGGAAATGGTCGAGTAGGCCAGCATACGCTTGAGGTTGGTCTGTGCAATGGCGACCACATTACCGATAGCCAGTGACAACACGGCAAGGATCACCAGCATGCCCTGCCATTCTGCATGCAGGGAGCCAACCGACTCGGCCAGCAATCGCATGACCATGGCAAAGGCCGCAATCTTGGGTGCACTGCCGATATACAGCGTTACCGGTGTCGGTGCACCCTGGTAGACATCCGGCACCCACATGTGGAACGGTACGGCGCCCAG of Thiogranum longum contains these proteins:
- the nuoN gene encoding NADH-quinone oxidoreductase subunit NuoN; the protein is MIIVPASEFVMILPEIFVLSMTCLILVLDLFLSDDERKISYWLTQLTLVIAAVITLSIDKGETQLLFFGTFISDPMGAVLKVFIYLVTGLAFLYSRYYLTARGLFKGEYYVLGLFGMLGMMVMVSAHSLLTVYLGLELLSLSLYAMVAFNRDSYPCSEAAMKYFVLGALASGMLLYGMSILYGLTGTLDIGLIADTLSRQESTVPLVFGTVFIVVGIAFKLGAVPFHMWVPDVYQGAPTPVTLYIGSAPKIAAFAMVMRLLAESVGSLHAEWQGMLVILAVLSLAIGNVVAIAQTNLKRMLAYSTISHVGFLLLGILAGTQAGYSAAMFYIITYALMAAGAFGMIILLSRSGFEADEIEDFRGLNQRNPWFALVMLILMFSMAGVPPTVGFYAKLSVLQAIVDLDMIWLAGVAVFFSVIGAYYYIRLIKVMYFDDPTDDQPLATDFDLRFALSANGLVILLLGLFPGSLMALCSQVIP